In the Bacillus sp. FJAT-42376 genome, TTTTTTCACATCTTCCGGACTCATTTTGCGCCCTTCCGAAATTACCCCTACAAATCCTTCATATGCATTATTCACCATTGCCTGAAGAATGTCCTGCTCTTCTTTCGTCATATCACGGGTCGGCGACATGATGTCTTTATAAGGACCGCTCTTGATCGTTTGGAACTTCACTCCGTATTGCTTTGCGAGCTCCCCATAGTTTACACCCTCCATGATCACACCAAGAGATCCGGTGAGCGTGTCAGGAGCTGCGTAGATTTTATCTGCTGCGGTTGAAATATAATACCCGCCAGACGCTGCCGTTGTTCCCATTGATACATAAAGAGGAATTTTTGCTTTCTTTTTCAGTTCCATTAAATGCTTATGTATTTCCGCACTCTCTACTACTCCGCCGCCTGGAGAGTTTACATTCAGAATGACCCCTTTAATGGAACGGTCTTTCTGAATGGCTTCGATTTTTTTCAGAAACTCCTGATGATTGTATCCTGAGCTTTGAAAAACAGAGGAGGACTCTCCTGTGTCCTGGATGACACCGTTCACTTCCAGCACGGCAATCCGATTATCAGCTGTGCCTTCTTCAATGACTTCTTCATCAAACTCCGAATCATTCATACTCAATACTTCATTCGCTGCGCTTTGGAACGTTATCACCGTATTAAATATGGCAGAAACGACCACGAGCACAAGGGCAATCCCTAAGGCGGCCCACCTTTTTCCATTCATTCCTTATCCTCCTTCGGTAACAACCAATTTGAAATCTTTTTAAAACTCTTTCCTTTCATCGGTAAAATGAACATGAAAGGAAGGATAAATGGTAAAATAAACAACATAAGACATTGTATCATAATTTTACTCTTCAAGGATAACATTTCCATTTTAAGGGAGGATGTACCATGAACAATCGCCGCAACGTATTTTTTTTCTATCGAAACTCAGAATTACTAGAAGCTAAAGCACAATCTTTGTCAAAGCTAGCCGAAAAATACGGATTTACTGTAGTCCCCCGTGCAGAAGACGCAAGCATCATTGCAAGTATCGGCGGGGACGGAACCTTTTTGCAGGCTGTCAGAAAAACGAACTTCAGGGACGATTGCCTGTATGTTGGAATCAGTACGAAAGGTTCAGCCAG is a window encoding:
- the sppA gene encoding signal peptide peptidase SppA translates to MNGKRWAALGIALVLVVVSAIFNTVITFQSAANEVLSMNDSEFDEEVIEEGTADNRIAVLEVNGVIQDTGESSSVFQSSGYNHQEFLKKIEAIQKDRSIKGVILNVNSPGGGVVESAEIHKHLMELKKKAKIPLYVSMGTTAASGGYYISTAADKIYAAPDTLTGSLGVIMEGVNYGELAKQYGVKFQTIKSGPYKDIMSPTRDMTKEEQDILQAMVNNAYEGFVGVISEGRKMSPEDVKKIADGRIYDGRQAKEKNLVDELGYIDDTIASMEKDLKLANAEVFKYKQSSGFDSLLSMGAKKAFSEEYQMLGLYELFSKPSNSRLMYMYAK